From one Vicingaceae bacterium genomic stretch:
- the uppP gene encoding undecaprenyl-diphosphatase — protein MTIWDAIILAIVEGLTEFLPVSSTGHMMIAQYFLGIPSDDFVKTFIVQIQFGAILAVVVTYFQRFFKNLQFYYLLFTAFIPAVIFGLLLNDIIDQLLENVLTVGISLFVGGWILVYIDKWTENKTNKTDISYNEALIIGIFQCVAMIPGVSRSAATIIGGLVQKIDRKTAAEFSFFLAVPTMFAASVYKIYKNPMTLDSGNLSLLITGNIVSFVVAMLAIKFFIAALTKYGFRWFGYYRIAIGLIIIMLYLSGHNLYL, from the coding sequence ATGACCATTTGGGACGCAATTATTTTGGCCATCGTCGAAGGTCTCACCGAATTTTTGCCTGTTTCATCCACCGGACATATGATGATTGCCCAATATTTCTTAGGTATTCCATCCGATGATTTTGTCAAAACTTTTATCGTTCAAATACAGTTTGGAGCCATTCTGGCAGTTGTTGTCACATATTTTCAACGTTTTTTCAAAAACTTGCAATTTTACTATCTGCTTTTCACGGCTTTCATTCCTGCGGTGATTTTTGGCCTCTTGCTCAATGACATTATCGACCAACTCTTAGAAAATGTACTGACGGTAGGAATCTCACTTTTTGTCGGCGGTTGGATTCTTGTTTACATTGATAAATGGACCGAAAACAAAACAAACAAAACTGACATCTCTTACAATGAAGCTCTTATTATCGGCATTTTTCAATGTGTTGCCATGATTCCGGGAGTTTCACGAAGTGCAGCCACCATCATTGGCGGATTAGTTCAAAAAATTGACAGAAAAACCGCAGCCGAGTTTTCATTCTTTCTTGCCGTACCCACTATGTTTGCCGCCTCGGTTTATAAAATTTACAAAAATCCCATGACGCTTGATTCCGGTAATCTCTCGTTGTTGATCACCGGAAATATTGTTTCATTTGTAGTAGCCATGCTCGCCATCAAATTTTTTATTGCCGCCTTGACAAAATATGGTTTCCGTTGGTTTGGCTATTACAGAATCGCCATAGGATTGATTATAATCATGTTATACTTGTCGGGACACAACCTGTACTTATAA